One part of the Chlamydiales bacterium genome encodes these proteins:
- a CDS encoding VOC family protein: protein MYAKSMGLVWIVVRDLKKAIHFYTENVGLRLMNSNEEYGWAELQGSEGGARLGIAQMRGGKEKIKPGENAVLTFTVENIEKAKADALKKGVKAIDDIEEVVGHVKMQLFVDQDGNHFQLVEMLGDHEH from the coding sequence ATGTATGCAAAATCGATGGGACTTGTTTGGATTGTTGTACGGGACTTAAAAAAAGCAATCCATTTCTATACAGAAAATGTTGGGTTAAGGCTAATGAATTCTAATGAAGAGTATGGTTGGGCTGAACTTCAAGGATCAGAGGGTGGTGCAAGGCTTGGAATTGCCCAGATGAGGGGCGGCAAAGAGAAGATAAAGCCAGGAGAGAATGCTGTATTGACATTTACTGTTGAAAATATTGAAAAAGCCAAAGCCGACGCTCTCAAGAAGGGTGTAAAGGCTATAGACGACATTGAAGAAGTTGTAGGACATGTCAAGATGCAACTATTTGTTGACCAAGATGGCAATCATTTTCAACTCGTAGAGATGCTAGGAG